The Oscillospiraceae bacterium genomic sequence TCCGTTTGGATCAGCCGCTTTTATTCTACACCCGTAAAACCCGGATGTCAATATCGTATACGAATTAAGTATATGTTAAATTCTCTTTGCCCAGAGTACACCGGGGATACCGGAAAGTTTAGAAACAAGCCCTCTAAGCTGCTGATTGCTGCCAACTCTGACAACGACTTCATACTCGTCGCCCTTATCGCTCTTTCCGGTCATCAGAATGCCCTCGGTGAACAGATTTTCGGAGGCGAGCAGCTGCGAGATGGTGTTGAATAAATTCGCACCCGGCGCGGTCATCAGCGATAATACGGCTTTATAAACCTCTCCGTCTTTTGCGGCCCAAGCGGAACTGAGCCAACGGCCCGGTTCCTTGTCGATGTTTTTGATCACATTATTGCAATTACACCGGTGTACCGCGACGCCCCCGCCCCTTGTGACGAATCCGATGATGTCGTCACCGGGAACCGGGTTGCAACATTTCGCAAACTTAATCAGGCAGTTATCAAATCCCTCGACAATGACGCCGCTGCTGCTATGGGTGATTTTTGGCGGCGGCGCAACCGGTTTGATCGCGTCAACGTCAGGAGCGTTATACCTGGCACAGTCCTCCCGCAGTTTCGGAAGCAGCTTTGAGATGAGTATACCGCCGTATCCGATCGAGGCAAAAAAATCTTCTTCGTGTAAAAAATGATTGCGCCTGGCTGTATCGGTCAATATGGCTTGGTATTGTTCGGGAGTCAGGCGCGGATTAATTCTTCGCACCTCACGCTCGAATTCATCCTGTCCTGCAACGATGTTCTCCTCACGCCGTTCCCGTTTGAACCACTGTCGGATTTTATTGCGCGCCTCGCTGGTCTTGGCCGATTTGAGCCAATCTCGGCTCGGGCCGTGTCCTTGCGCAGATGTTGTAATAATTTCTATGACGGTTCCGGAAGTCAGCTGAGAATCAATCGGCGTGATCTTGCCGTTGACTTTTGCACCGATCATGCGATTGCCGACCGCCGAGTGAATCGCATAAGCGAAATCTATGATGGTCGCACCCCAAGGAAGCACACGAACCTCACCTTTCGGCGTGAATACAAAAACGTCGTCGTCGGTCAGTTCGGCTTTGATGGAATTTCGCAGGTCCTCTTCACCGTCGGCCTCATCTTTGGCCTCGAGCATCTCGCGCAGCCATTTGACACGCTGTTCAAAACGGGCGTTTTTGGCGTCGTTATCCTCGATGCCGACTTTATATTTCCAGTGAGCGGCAATGCCGAATTCGGCCTCCTGATGCATCTCAAAGGTGCGAATTTGAACCTCGAACGGGATGCCGCGGTT encodes the following:
- a CDS encoding bifunctional (p)ppGpp synthetase/guanosine-3',5'-bis(diphosphate) 3'-pyrophosphohydrolase, whose product is MSDETKTVDYTTYFAPIKAELEALFTPAETKKVIQAFELAAESHEGQKRSSGEPYITHPVAVARILLEDFGMDCDTICAALLHDVMEDCGISRKTITDKFGKAVADLVDGVSKLGNIKYTSKDELQSENIRKMLLAMSHDIRVMLIKLADRLHNMRTLRYRPEEKQRDTALETMEIYAPIAHRLGMHALKNELEDHAIRCLDPIGCAEIEAKISMDTHEQSDFLDSIKKQITESFRDCGFEYRVDGRVKSMCGIYRKIYIENRDVYDTFAVRIIVSAINECYMALGIIHDTFKPIPDRFRDFISLPKNNGYRSIHTTVISNRGIPFEVQIRTFEMHQEAEFGIAAHWKYKVGIEDNDAKNARFEQRVKWLREMLEAKDEADGEEDLRNSIKAELTDDDVFVFTPKGEVRVLPWGATIIDFAYAIHSAVGNRMIGAKVNGKITPIDSQLTSGTVIEIITTSAQGHGPSRDWLKSAKTSEARNKIRQWFKRERREENIVAGQDEFEREVRRINPRLTPEQYQAILTDTARRNHFLHEEDFFASIGYGGILISKLLPKLREDCARYNAPDVDAIKPVAPPPKITHSSSGVIVEGFDNCLIKFAKCCNPVPGDDIIGFVTRGGGVAVHRCNCNNVIKNIDKEPGRWLSSAWAAKDGEVYKAVLSLMTAPGANLFNTISQLLASENLFTEGILMTGKSDKGDEYEVVVRVGSNQQLRGLVSKLSGIPGVLWAKRI